In Betta splendens chromosome 19, fBetSpl5.4, whole genome shotgun sequence, the following proteins share a genomic window:
- the ndufb8 gene encoding NADH dehydrogenase [ubiquinone] 1 beta subcomplex subunit 8, mitochondrial yields the protein MAGVGFRRWAQALSKGRRPGVSALLAGCRAASGISKDTLPGPYPRTPEERAAAAKKYNLRVEDYEPYPDDGEGCGDYPKLPDISQQERDPWYQWDHPDLRRNWGEPMHWDFDMFIRNRVDTSPSPVPWSSMCKQLFGFIGFMLFMFYVGEKFKFYLPVAPKQYPYNNLYLEKGGDPEKQPEEVKNFEI from the exons ATGGCTGGTGTTGGTTTCCGACGCTGGGCTCAAGCGCTTTCTAAAGGGAGAAGGCCTGGAGTTTCAGCTCTTCTGGCAGGATGTAGAGCTG CCTCTGGTATAAGCAAGGATACTCTGCCGGGTCCGTATCCGAGGACCCCAGAGGAGAGAGCCGCAGCTGCAAAGAAGTACAACTTGAGGGTTGAGGACTATGAGCCGTATCCCGACGACGGAGAGGG GTGTGGTGACTATCCAAAATTACCAGACATATCTCAACAGGAGAGAGATCCCTGGTACCAATGGGACCATCCTGATTTGAGGAGGAACTGGGGAGAGCCA ATGCACTGGGATTTTGACATGTTCATCAGGAATCGTGTGGACACATCACCCAGCCCTGTCCCCTGGTCCTCTAtgtgcaaacagctgtttggtttCATTGGATTCatgctgtttatgttttatgttggaGAGAAGTTTAAATTCTACCTACCTGTT GCTCCAAAACAGTATCCCTACAATAACCTGTACTTAGAGAAAGGAGGAGACCCTGAGAAACAACCGGAGGAAGTCAAGAATTTTGAAATCTAA
- the fbxl15 gene encoding F-box/LRR-repeat protein 15, whose protein sequence is MDGEATIATCHLLDLPWEDVLVPRILCYLPLQHLVSLQRVSKQFHSLIQVYLANCRTFDLPLTGSCIPKEAFCSMLKDNKVLQSLSLQNCSDWVTDKELLPVIGQNQHLQRVDMSGCVCLTRHSLVAVSLSCMHLQRLGLAHCEWVDSLSLRSLADHCRGLQSVDLTACRQLKDDAICYLARKCLDLKSLSLAVNANITDESVEEVAKNCRGLEQLDLTGCLRVRNQSIRTLAEYCPKLQSLKVNHCHNVTESSLDPLRKRNVVIDVEPPLQRALVLLQDVLGFAPFINLQI, encoded by the exons ATGGACGGAGAAGCCACGATAGCAAC ATGTCATCTCCTGGACCTGCCCTGGGAGGATGTACTGGTCCCACGGATTTTGTGCTACTTGCCGCTGCAGCACCTGGTCAGCCTGCAAAGGGTGAGCAAGCAGTTCCACAGCCTCATCCAGGTGTATCTGGCCAACTGCAGGACTTTCGATCTGCCCCTG ACTGGGTCATGCATTCCCAAGGAAGCCTTTTGCTCAATGTTAAAGGACAACAAAGTTCTCCAGAGTCTGTCCCTTCAGAACTGTTCAGACTGGGTGACGGACAAGGAGCTGCTACCAGTTATTGGCCAGAACCAGCATCTGCAGAGGGTTGACATGAGCGGCTGTGTTTGTCTCACCCGTCACTCGCTGGTGGCCGTGTCTTTGAGCTGCATGCACCTGCAGCGCCTTGGCCTGGCTCACTGCGAGTGGGTGGACAGCCTGTCCCTGCGCAGCCTGGCTGACCACTGCAGGGGGCTTCAGTCAGTCGACCTCACCGCCTGCCGCCAGCTCAAGGACGATGCCATCTGCTACCTGGCTAGGAAGTGTTTGGATTTAAAGTCTCTGTCTTTAGCGGTAAACGCCAACATCACTGATGAGTCGGTGGAGGAGGTGGCCAAGAACTGCAGGggcctggagcagctggacctgACAGGTTGCCTGCGGGTTAGGAACCAGTCCATCAG GACTCTCGCAGAGTACTGCCCGAAGCTACAGTCCCTAAAGGTGAATCACTGCCACAATGTGACAGAGTCGAGCCTGGATCCACTACGGAAGCGCAACGTAGTGATAGACGTTGAGCCGCCTTTACAGAGGGCACTGGTACTTCTTCAAGATGTGTTGGGATTTGCTCCTTTTATCAATCTCCAAATATAG
- the gpx9 gene encoding glutathione peroxidase 9 — MANKSIYEFSAETLDGQPVPLGNYRGKVLLVVNVATFUGSTIEEYHRLNALMEIFGDLNFTVLGFPCNQFGLQSPEVNHETLDILKYVRPGGGFVPKFPVFGRVEVNGLTEDPLFTYLKDTLSFVNPLIGDIKKFYWSPIKVNDIRWNFEKFLITAEGVPFKRYELHSPIEEVEKDIAELL; from the exons ATGGCAAATAAATCAATTTATGAGTTCTCTGCCGAGACGCTGGATGGACAGCCGGTTCCGCTCGGTAACTACAGGGGTAAGGTGCTTCTCGTCGTCAATGTTGCCACCTTCTGAGGGTCAACAATAGAGGAG TACCATCGACTGAATGCACTGATGGAAATTTTTGGTGACCTCAACTTCACTGTCCTGGGATTCCCCTGCAACCAGTTTGGTCTTCAGTCACCTG AGGTGAATCACGAAACCCTTGATATTCTAAAGTATGTGAGACCTGGTGGGGGGTTTGTGCCAAAGTTTCCTGTTTTTGGCAGGGTTGAAGTGAATGGATTAACTGAGGATCCACTTTTCACCTACCTAAAG GATACTTTGTCATTTGTCAACCCTCTTATTGGAGATATTAAGAAGTTTTACTGGTCCCCCATCAAAGTCAACGACATACGGTGGAATTTTGAGAAGTTCCTTATCACAGCAGAGGGTGTTCCTTTTAAAAG GTATGAACTTCATAGCCCCATTGAAGAAGTGGAGAAGGACATTGCCGAGCTTCTCTGA